A region of the Desulfonatronovibrio hydrogenovorans DSM 9292 genome:
GCTGGCAAAGAAGAATTATTCATGGATGCTGACCGGCCACTGATCCAGGATGCTGGAAGAGCTGATTTCCTGAAGCTCCCCCAGAGCCCTGTGCAGGTCCTGCTGGTTTCTGATTCTGGCGGAAAAGATCAAGTCAGTGGATTCAAAGTCATCCCTGTGCCGAACCTGCCAGAGACTCCGCTGCTCCAGCTGTCTGAGACTTTGCCTGGTCCGGTTTTTCAGGCGGGAAAAGACCGGGTATCTGGCCTCAAAGACCTTCTTGAGGATCTTTTTGGTCTTGTCAGCCGGAGACTGATTTGACTGGAGGATTTGGTCAAGACTCAGGCGATCAATGGTTGTCCTGAGGCTTTGGCCATTATTGGATGCCTGTTCAGAGATCCAGGTGATGAAGTTCAGGCTGTTGTTTTTGGACCAGCCCAGGTCCTGGAAAAATGGAAAAAGTGGTTCCAGATCGTTTTTCTCCTCCAGGGCCAAGAGGAGTTCAGCGCATTCCAGACAGATATTGCCACGGCTCAATGGCTGGTCCCAGGACCTTGGGAGGCTGAGCCAGGCTGTCCACAATGAGTGGAGTCTGGTGCCTGGATCAATGCCAAGGAGCAGCCAGGATTCAGGTCCTGGTCCGTGATGGTCGGCAAAGAAACGCAGGGCAGAGATGACCCTGCCGACCGTCAGGTTCCGGGTGAAGTTGGAGCTGAGATATAAAAGCCCCCGGTGCTCAGGCCCTGCTTCAGGGATCTCCAGGGCCAGCACGGCCTGGTTCAGGGCTTTCTGGGCCATATATCGCCTGTATCCTGAAATCAGGATCCATCTCTGCCCAGCCGGCATGACAAGGACAGGATTCAACTGGCCAAGGTCTTTTATGTTCTGGATAAAAATCCGGTCCGGTTCTCTGGCCCAGAAAAGGCAGGGATCTGTTGGATCGATTTCTGCGGGGCTTAAATGAAGTAATGAAGGAAGATTATTCATAATATTTTTTATATTTTAATCTCAGCATGTTATGTTGATTATGGGGTCAGGAGCAACTTGACAACTTTTAATTCATCTTTCAATAGGACATAATCAAACGGCTTGCAGTGATATGAACAAAACATGCAGTGGGTTTACCTGTAGGCCTTGGCGATGTCCAGAGTTGCTGAACTGGATCGCTGGTTTTCCTGTTCAGATACCTTGGCGGACTGGATGGGATTCTTTGAAAATCCATGCCTTTCTTTGGGTAGTGTGGGGCATCGGTTCTCCAGGATACTGCGGTCCCTGGCCGATCAAAAAAGATCAACCCCCAAGGCAAGGCAGGGCTGAACATGCAAATACAAATTATTAAAGGGGGCAAAATCAATGCTGGATAAGTTGGAAAAGCAGAGGACCTATGCCTTGATCGGACACGGAGGAGCTGGAAAGACCTCTGTGGCTGAGATGATTCTTTATAACAGCAAGGCCATACAGCGACTGGGCAAGATTGAAGAAGGGACCACTTGCCTTGATTTTGAACCTGAAGAGATAAAGAGAAGAGGCAGTGTCCAGCCCGGGTTTTCAGCCTTCAGCTGGAACAAGAACCGGCATTATCTCATTGATATCCCCGGAGACAATAATTTTATCGGCGACATCAGCTATCTTTTGCATGGCGTTGACGGGGTGGTGTTTGTGGTTGACGCCATTGACGGGGCCAAGCCCCTGACCAAGAAGATCTGGTCCGAAGCCAAAAAACAGGGCCTTCCTGCAATCTTTTTTATCAACAAGATGGACAGGGAAAGGGCTGACTTTGACATGGCCTACCAGAGTCTGGTCAATACCCTGGGTATTAAACCAGTCCCTCTTTACCTGCCCATAGGGGCTGAATCAGATTTCAGAGGGATGGTGGATGTCCTTGAGAATAAGGCTTACCTGTTTTCCGGGGACGGGGTCCTGACTCCCGGAGAAGTGCCGGCTGAGATGGCCGACATTGTGGAGGAAGCCAGGGAGGCGGCCATTGAGAATATCGCTGAAAGTGATGAAGTGCTCATGGAAAAGTATCTGGAAGAAGGAAGCCTTACTCCTGAAGAGATGCAGCAGGGTCTAAGGGCAGGTGTGCTTTCCGGTGAAATAGTGCCCATCTGCGTTGGCTCTGCCCTTGAAAACAAAGGCGGGGCAAATCTTCTTGATGCGGTCCAGCAGCTCCTGCCATCTCCCCTTGAACATCCCGCATGGCAGGGCAAAGATGGAGAAGTCAGGGAGGCCAGTCCGGATGAGCATTTTTCGGCCTTTGTCTTTAAGACCATTACTGATCCCTTTGCCGGCCATTTAAGTGTCATGAGGGTCATGTCCGGAAAACTGTCCGCTGATATGACTCTTTTCAACCCCTTGAAGGATGAAAAGGAAAAACTGGGCCAGCTTTTGTATCTGGAAGGCAAAAAACAGACTCCGGCCAAGGAGGAGTTGGGCCCCGGGGCCATTGTTGCCGCGCCCAAGCTCAAGAAAACCACCACTGGAGACACCTTGTGCGCTGAAGGAAGGCTTTTTGTGCTTCAAGTCGAAGACCTGCCTCCTTGCATCCTGTCCTACGCCCTGGCGGCCGAAGAAAAGGGTGAAGAAGACAAGGTCTTCTCAGCTGTCCAGAGACTCCTGGATGAGGATATCAATCTCAGGCTGGCCAGAAACGAGGAGACAGGGGATATGCTGCTTTCCGGAATGGGCCAGCTGCACATTGAAACTGCAGTGGAAAAGGCCAGAAGAAGGTATAAAGCCAATATCGTCCTCAAGACCCCCAAGATTCCCTACCGGGAAACCATCAAGGGCCGGGCTGAAGTCCAGGGAAGGTACAAAAAACAGACCGGAGGCAGAGGACAGTTCGGTGACTGCTGGATCAGGCTTGAACCAAGGCAGCGGGGAGAAGGCTACGAATTTGAAGATGCTATTGTGGGCGGGGCCATCCCCAGGCAGTATATTCCGGCAGTTGACAAAGGAATTCAGGAAACAGCAGCCAAGGGAGTGGTGGCCGGCTATCCGGTGGTAGATTTCAAAGTCACCCTGTATGATGGTTCTTATCACAGCGTGGACTCATCAGAAATGGCCTTCAAGGTGGCTGGTTCCATGGCCTTTAAAAAGGCCGTGGAACAGTGCAAGCCGATTCTGCTGGAGCCCATAGTCCTGGTCCAGGTCTATGTGCCTGACGAGTATATGGGGGACGTCATCGGAGATTTGTCCAGCAAGCGGGGCAAAGTTCTGGGTTCTGATTCAGACAAGGGGATCACTGAAGTCAGAGCTCATGTGCCCATGTCTGAAATCCTTCAGTATGCCCAGGATCTGCGTTCCATGACCGGCGGTCAGGGCACCTTTACCATGGAGTTCGATCACTATGAGGAGTGCCCGGCACCTATTGCAGAAAAGATAATTGCTGAAAGCAAGGAAGCCAGAGAGGGCTGATTCCCGGCATCGGGTAACCCGGACAGTATCCTGAAATATCAAAGCCCGGTCCGCTCAAAAAAACATGAGCGGGCCGGGCTTTCATGTTTTTATGGCCTTGAGCTGGAACTGACCTTGTTTGAATAAAAACTTGAGGGCCAGGGATGTTTTCCCTGGATTGTTTGAGTTGTATTTTGCAGGGTTATGAGATAGTTCCCCATTAGGTAACGATGAGTTGACAGACCAGGATGACTGTCGGGCAGGAATGCTCTGACCCTGGGCCAAAGGACCATTGATTCAGAATCTAATGGTCCTGGATTGATTGGAGTACATGATCTACCAGCAGGGATAGATCGGGGCGGATATAAGTTTTTTCATTGCAGGGCAATGCCCTGGCCAAGCTTTTGGGAGTGTCAGTCATGGATTCAGGTGAAAATTATGTTAAATTGATCCCGTTGGGAGGACTGGGTGAAATCGGTCAGAACTGCATGGTCCTGGAGAGCAGGGATTCCATGGTGGTCATTGATTGCGGTCTCATGTTTCCTGAGGACTTTCTTCTGGGGGTGGACGTGGTCATACCCAGGTTTGACTATGTCATAAAAAACAAGGACAAGCTTAAGGGAATTGTCCTGACCCATGGACATGAAGACCATATCGGGGCCCTGCCCTGGCTCATGCCTTATGTGGATGTTCCCATTTACGGTTCCAGGTTCACGTTGCAGCTTGTTTCCAACAAGCTTTCTGAATTCAACCTCATGGACTATGTGCAGACCGAGGTGGTGGATCAGAACAGCGTTCTTGAACTGGGTGATTTCACCTTTAATTTTTTCCGGGTTTGCCATTCCATTATAGAGGGGTTTGGCCTGGGCATTGAAACTCCCATGGGCAGGATGGTCCATACCGGAGATTTTAAGCTGGACCGTGAACCAATGGGGGGCCACCTGACTGACCTTGATGCCTTCAGGGCCTTTGCTGAACCAGGGGTGATGCTTCTTCTGTCCGACTCCACCAATGTTGAAAGGGAGGGTTATGCCCTGACTGAAAGGGAGATCATGTCATCTCTCAGGGGGTATTTTGCCAAGGCCAAGGGTCGGATACTGGTGACCCTGTTTTCCAGCCATATCCAGCGGATGCAGGAGATATTCGATCTGGCCCGGGAATTTGGACGCAAGGTAGCCATCAGTGGCCGGAGTCTTGCCAAGAATATTGACATGGCCATGGAAGAGGGCTTTCTGAGGGTGGATCATGATGTTTATTGTCCGCTGGAGGATTTGCCTGGTTACGATGATTCAGAAATGGTCCTTTTATTGACCGGATCTCAGGGCGAACCTCTCTCCGCCCTGACCAGGCTCGCCCTGGGCGAACACAAGCAGCTGCAGATCAATAAGGGCGATCTGGTGCTCATGTCTTCCAGGATAATTCCGGGCAATACCAAGGCCATAACCAGGGTCATCAATAACCTTTACCGGCTGGGTGCGGAAGTGGTTTATGAAAAGGTCCGGGCCATTCACGCCTCAGGCCATGCCCATAGGGAAGAACTGAAGGTGATGCTGGAAACGGTATCCCCCAGGTTTTTCATTCCGGTCCATGGAGAATACAGGCACCTGTTCAAGCATGTCCAGCTGGCCAAGGAATGCGGGGTTGCTCCGGAAAGAAGCATCGTTCTGGAGGACGGGCAGCCTTTGACCTTTACTGCCAAAGGGGTCCGGTTTGAGGAGGAGATTTTTTCCGAATCCATCCTGGTGGACGGAAAGGGTGTAGGAGACGTAGGCCATACTGTGCTTAAGGAGAGGCATATCCTGGGCGGAGAAGGACTGGTTATAGCAATAATGGTGGTCAGCCAGGAAACCGGGGAAATGCTCATGGGGCCCAGAATTTTGTCCAGAGGGTTTATTTTTGAACAGCAGTATGCCCATGTTCTTGAAGATGCCAAATGTCTTGTGCTGGATATATTTGAAGATATTCCGCCCGGTGCAACAAAAAAACTTGAGGAAAAGACCCGTTCCACCCTGCGCAGATTTTTTCGGAAAATCCTGGAAAGGGATCCTATTGTAATACCCCTGGTAATAAAAGTGTGATTAATATTTTTTGTCAGGGACAGGGTGGTCCTGTCCCTGACCTGCTGACCCGTTCCCAGGGATGAATTGAAAAGACCGGTGTATCTCCTGGTCAGTAACTAAAAAACCGGCTTGCAGCTTTTGCGAGCCGGTTTTTTAGTTTGTTTGACAATTCAGGACATATTAATTACGGTTTATAATCAGGATAAAGCGTTTTTTTTGCGTATAAAAGTGATCTGGATATTCAAATAAATATATTTGATTAGTCCAGTACAGGTTTAATCATTGTTGATCCAGGCATGCTGCATTTCTGACTGTCTGCAATAAAGGATCCAGGGGACAGGCAACCGGTCACGACCCTCTGGTCCTCTTTTTGTACATCCGGCATGCAGCTTTTGCCCGGGTTATGAGCAAGGGGTATTAGCATGTGTGGTATTTGTGGAGAAATCCGGTTTGATAACAAGGAAATTACGCCTGATGCAGTTTACAGGATGTCCAGGGCCATGGTTCCCAGGGGGCCGGACGGGTCGGGCCTGGTTCAGCTGGGCAGACAGTGCCTGGGTCATCGAAGACTCAAGATTGTGGATCTGAGCGAAAAGTCCAGACAGCCCATGATCGATTCTGAGCTGGGGCTGTCATGTGTGTTCAACGGGATGATCTATAATTTCAAGGAGATCCGGGAAGAGCTTGCTGCCCAGGGTTACAGGTTTTTTTCCGATGGGGATACAGAGGTAGTTATCAAGGCCTACCATCACTGGGGCATGGAGTGCGTGGACCGGTTCATGGGCATGTTTGCCTTTGCAATAGTCGAGCGCGATTCAGGCCGGGTTGTTCTTGGCCGGGACCGCCTGGGCATCAAGCCCCTTTATTATGCCGAAAAAAACAGCAGTCTTTTGTTTGCTTCTTCTCTTCCGGCCATTCTGGCCACTGGAGCGGCAGGTCCGGAAATAGATCCGGTTGCTCTGCATTACTATATGAGCTTTCATGCGGTGGTGCCAGCCCCGCATACCATGCTTCTGGATGTGCGCAAGCTGGGTCCGGCAACCCTGATGACCATTGAACCGGATGGGGAAAAAAAAGAGACGGTCTATTGGAGGCCGGATTACAGAAGAAGTTCCCAGGACCAGCAGAGGTCTTTTGAAGAGTGGCAGGATCTGGTTATGGACTCCCTGCGCAAGGCTGTTCAAAGGAGAATGGTGGCTGACGTGCCGGTTGGAGTTCTTTTGTCCGGCGGGCTGGATTCCAGCCTGGTGGTGGGCCTTCTGGCTGAGGCCGGAGTCAGGGACCTCAAGACATTTTCCATTGGTTTTGAGTCAGTGGGCGGGGAACAGGGAGACGAGTTCAGGTATTCGGACGTTATAGCCAGACATTTCAGCACTGACCATCATAAGATCAGGGTCAGATCAGGAGAGGCCCTGGCCAATATCCAGAATTGTGTCCGGGCCATGTCTGAACCCATGGTCAGCCATGACAATATCGGTTTCTATCTCCTTTCTAGAGAGGTCTCCAAAAAGGTCAAGGTGGTCCAGAGCGGACAGGGGGCAGACGAGATTTTCGGTGGCTATCACTGGTATCCGCCTCTTATGGACAGCCTTGACCCAGTCCAGGACTACTCCAAGGTGTTCTTTGATCTTGATCATAAAACCTATGCCCAGACAGTTAACCCGGAGCTGGTGCTGGAAGATTTCAGCAGCCGGTTTGTCCGGGACCATTTTGAAAAGGAGGGGGCGGATCGGACCATAGATATGGCCATGCGGCTGGATTCTCTGATCATGCTGGTGGATGACCCGGTAAAACGGGTGGATAACATGACCATGGCCTGGGGCCTGGAGGCCAGGGTACCTTTTCTTGACCACGAGCTGGTGGAGCTGGCAGCCCGGATTCCACCTGAATACAAGGTGGGCCAGGGAGGAAAGTTTGTCCTTAAGGAGGCCTCCAGAAAAGTGATTCCTGCTGAGGTCATTGACCGGCCCAAGGGATATTTCCCGGTTCCGGCCCTCAAATATCTCAAGGGTGATTTTCTGGATTTTGTCCGGGATGTCCTGGCTGATCCCGGAGCCAGAAACAGAAGGATTTTCCAGCAGAAGCATCTGGACAGGCTTTTGGATAATCCCCAGGAAGAGATAACCCCCCTTGGATCATCCAGGCTCTGGCAGGCTGCACTCCTGGAACTGTGGTTTCAAACCCATGACATCTGAGGAAAGGAAGGCTGGACATGGCGCACAAGTACAAGAAAGACCATCGGTTTGACCGCAGCAATGTTCCTTCCCTGCGCAGCTGGGAAAGCAAAAACCTAGCACCCGGGATCAAGGCCGAAGATGACGTGGTTTTGGATTGCGGTTGGGGAAGACTGATTTTTGGACACACCTTCAAGGATCAGGAAAAACTGGTGCAGGCTATTCTTAAGGAGACGCCCGGCAAAAGAGATATCGCCATCTATCTCCGGGATCCCCACGTTGTCCTGTCTCTGGCCCCTCAGGACCTGTTCATGGATCCTTCACACACCTACCGGCTGTGGCTTGATAATTACCTGCCGGGCAAGGCCCTGCCCAAGCGGTTTGTGATCCGCAGGATAAGTTCCCTGGAGGATTGCCGGGCAGTGAACCGGATCTATTCCACCTGGGGCATGGTCAATTCCAGTGAAGATTTTATGTGGAAAAACCGCAAATCAAGGAAGATCGTGATTCTTGTAGCTGAAGATGTGGACCGCAGGCAGATCATCGGTACTGTGACCGGTGTGGACCACAAGGCCGCCTACAGTGATCCGGAAAATGGTTCAAGTTTGTGGTGTCTGGCTGTGGATGCCCAGGCCCCTCACCCTGGGGTTGGAGAGGCAATGGTCCGGCATCTGGCTGAAAACTTCATGGCCAAGGGCCGGTCATATCTTGATCTTTCAGTTATGCACGACAATAAACAGGCCATTGCCCTGTATGAGAAACTCGGTTTTCAGAGGGTTCCGGTCTTTTGTATAAAGAGAAAAAATCCCATAAACGAGCCCTTGTTCACATCCACCCCTGAAACCAGTCAACTAAACCCCTACTCCACCATTATCATCAAAGAGGCCAGAAGAAGGGGGATCAGCGTGGAGGTCCTGGACCAGGAGTCGGGTCATTTCGCCCTGACCCTGGGCGGAAGAACAGTTGTCTGCTGGGAATCCTTAAGTGAGATGACCAGTGCCATTGCCCTGTGCCGGTGCGATGACAAGTCCCTCACCAGAAGGATTCTGCGCAGGGCCGGACTGAATGTGCCTGAACAGATCAAGGCTGGAAACAGGGAAGAGAATCATGTTTTTCTGCAGAAACATGGTTCCCTGGTTGTCAAACCGGCCAGGGGGGAGCAGGGTGCGGGCATCAGTGTTGATGTCCGTGGTCCTGATGGTCTGGACAAGGCCTGCAGGGCCGCTTCCAGAGTCTGCTCTACTGTTTTGCTTGAAAATTATGTTCAGGGGCAGGATCTCCGGATAATTGTCATTGATTTCAAAGTGGTTGCCGGAGCTGTTCGCAAGCCTGCAGAGATCGTGGGAACAGGCAGACACACCATCAAAGAGCTTATCCAGAAGCAGAGCAGGCGAAGAAGGGCAGCTACTGGAGGGGAAAGTAAAATACCTCTGGATGGTGAAACCAAACGTTGTGTGGCCCAGTCCGGATATGACCTGGAGAGTATCCTTCCGGCTGAAGAACGCCTTGAGGTCCGCAAGACAGCCAACCTCCATACCGGAGGAACCATCCACGATGTTACAGAAAAGCTTCATCCCGAGCTTGTCCGGGCAGCTGAGCATGCGGCCCGGGCCATTAATATACCTGTGGTGGGTCTTGATTTCCTGGTCAGTGATGTGACCGGGCCGGAATATGTGATCATTGAAGCCAATGAACGTCCGGGACTGGCCAATCATGAGCCCCAGCCCACGGCCCAGAGATATGTGGACTTCCTCTTCCCCCAGACAGTTGTTTAACTAAATTTGGCAAAAAAAAGCTTATGGAAAAAAAACTATCCATTGATATGCACTATCTGAAAAGGATCATGAGTGATCTGCTGAACATTCCCAGTCCCACCGGGTATACCGACAAAGTGGTTCACTTTACCTGTAATGAGCTGGATAAACTGGGCCTGTCCCATGAGCTGACCAGGAGGGGGGCCATCAGGGCGGACATCAAGGGGGCCAGATCTTCTCCAGACCGGGCTGTTGTGGCCCACCTGGACACCTTGGGGGCCATGGTCACCAAGCTAAAGCCCAATGGCAGGCTGAGCCTGACCTCAATAGGGACCTGGTCCAGCCGGTTTGCTGAAGGGGCCAGGGTGAGCATTTTCACTGATTTTGGAGCCAGAAGGGGTACCATCCTGCCCCTTAAGGCTTCAGGTCATGCCTATGACACGGAAATAGACTCCCAGCCTGTTTCCTGGGATAATGTAGAGGTCCGGGTGGATGAAGACGCTCTGTGCCGGGAAGATCTGGAAAATTTGGGGATTAATGTGGGTGACTGGGTGGCTGTTGATTCTCCTCTGGAAATAAGTCCAGGGGGATACGTCAATGCCCGGCACCTGGACAACAAGGCAGGGGTGGCTGTTCTTCTGGCTGCTGCAAAGGCAGTGGTTGAGACCGGAACCAAGCTGCCCATTGACTGTCATCTCCTGTTCACCATTTCCGAAGAGGTGGGATCTGGTGCATCAGCTGTGCTGCACGGGGACGTGGCTGAAATGGTCAGTATTGACAACGCTCCTATCATTGAGGGCCGCAACCGTTTTGAAAAAGGGGTCACCCTTTGCATCAAGGACTCCAGCGGTCCTTTTGATTATCACCTGACCCATCTTTTGATTGAGCTTTGTCAAAGACATAAGATTCTGCACCAGCGGGATGTGTTCCGGTACTATCGGTGTGATGCCGCTTCAGCCATTGAAGCCGGCAATGACCTCCGTACCGCCCTGGCCTGCTTTGGAGTGGATGCCTCCCACGGCCATGAACGGACTCATCTGGGTTCCCTGGAATCCCTGACCCACCTGTTGACCGTTTATATGCAGAGCCCTCCGGTGACAGAGAGGGATCGCAGATATCTGGGTCCCATTAATGGTTTTACTGAGCAGCCCCTGGCCTCGGCTCAGGAGCCCGAAGCCCAGTCATGCAGGATCGGATCCCAGGAAACTCCGGAAGCAGCAGATTGAAGTGCCTGGCTAGCTCCTGGTCCAGACAATCTGCCCTTTTGACAGGGCCTTTAAGGCCCTCCATCTGGTGAGTATCTGGAAAAAAAATCATCAAGGGATTCCAGGTAGCTGACCTCGCTCTCCATAAACCCGGTGTTGTGCCCGCCCCTTATTTCCTGAAAATGTTTGGGCTCGGTTGCAGATTCGTAGAGGCGCTGCCCGTGGGAGTGGGGAATTATCTCGTCGTCCGGACTGTGAATGATGAGGGTGGGTGCGGATATATTTCTCAGTTTATCCAGGGTATTATATTCAAAACGGGACAGAAGCCGCACCGGCAGAAACCTGAACAGCTCCGAGCCAAGGTCAATGACACTGGTGAAGGTTGATTCCAGAATGACTCCGGCCGGATCGGTCTTTGCGGCAAGGTCGGCAGCCACAGCTCCACCCAGGGATCTGCCGAAGATGAAAATTCTGTCCGGATCAATTCTCCTGGTTCCCACCAGATAGTCCCAGGCAGCCCGGGCATCAGCGTAGGTATTAATCTCGCTGGGTTTTCCGGAACTCCGTCCATAACCCTGATAATCAAAGATCAGAACAGACACGTCCAGGGAATGCAGGTAGCTGATGGTCTGCAAGCGGTGGGATATGTTGCCGGCATTTCCATGGCAGAACAGGACCACTGCCCGTTCCTGGGCTGCAGGGATGAACCAGGCATGAACCCTGTTTCCGTTTCTGGAGTCAATGTATACCTCCTGGAAACCCAGTCCGATCTGGGCCGGATCTCCCTGCAGGCTGGAATAGGGCACATAAACCAGACGATGCTGAAAAAAATAGGCATATCCCAGAAAAACCAGGTAAAAAAAGAAAAAAATGCCAGAAAGGGAAGCAATTACTTTAAACATAATGTTTTCTGCCGGTTGAAAGACTTAAAACCACCTGTTTCGTCCAGGACTCCTCCAAAGTCTTTGTTGATCTGGAAGCAAATCATCCGGTAGAGCCAGGTATCCATAGCCAGGGTTTCTGGTCTGTTTTTTATTATCTTGGGCCAGACTAATCAACCGTTTAATTCTGTCCTCTGTTCTGGGATGAGTTCTGAGAATGGATGGCAGGTCGGATTTTCTGCCCGGGAACAGAAAGCCGCTCCACCAGACCGGGACCTTATATTCTAGCCTGGCCAGGGCCCTGGCCAGCCCCAGTGGATCATTGGTGAGCAGTGCCGCATCCAGGTCCGCATCCCACTCCCTGGTCCTGGACAGGGCCAGCTGCATGATGGCGCTGACAGTAGGGGCCAGGATGAGCACTGCTATTGCCCACCAGGAAATCCGGTAACCCTCCATCAGGATCAGGGGAAGGTTGATCAACAAAAGGATCTGGCCACCCAGAGCCATGAATCCTGTCAGACGGCTGACTGCATCGGCCATGTTCATAATCCGGGTGTCGTTGTTTCTGATGTGGCTGATTTCATGGGCCAGAACTGCCTGGAGTTCCCTCAAGTCCAGGGCTTCAAGTAAACCGCCGGTCACAGCAATGACAGGCCTTTTTCTGTTGCCCAGGGAAAAGGCGTTTATGGCCGGGCTCGGCACATAATAGAGATCCGGGGTCCGGATCAGGCCGGCTTTATGACTGATTTTTCCAAGGATTTCATAAAGGGCCGGGATTTGTTCCGGCTTCAGCCGGCCGGCCTTGTATGCGTGCAGCACCAATGCCGGCCATGGAGAGAACATCCATGAGCCGGCGGACAGAACGCCTCCTGCTGCCAGGGCCCATAAGATCCCAGTCCTTCCGGCCATGAGCCAGCCCAGGAGAATAAGCAGACCGGCCATAACGGATATGATCAGGACGGAGTGAAACAGGTTCAGCCACTTGTGGCCTGTATAGTTCTTGCTATTCATAATCACTGCAGCTACATGGCCGTGCCTTGTGCTGTCCATGGTTCAGGGGTATTGTCTTGACTTGGGAACGGGTCGCCACTTAAAAAATCAACATTAAGGCCTGGATCACAGCCTGGCTCAAAGGTGATTTTTTCGGAGTAGTTGAATTTCTTTTAGAAGTTACCCTGATTTTTTCCCTGGAATTATCAGACATTTTTATATAACTAAAACATTCCTGCCAAAAATCAAATCAATCTGTTTTTTTGATTTCAGGTTTTTTTCGAGCACTGTTACGGTAGATGGAATTAATAACAGTCATCGGCTGGTCCAGTCTGGATAAGGGACAATCAGCCATAGCCCTTTTAAGAGGATGTACATGAAACCCAGCAAGATGCCCCAGGATACGGTTGAACCTGTTATAAGCGACAATGCCAGAACTGTCTTGACCAAACGATATCTGCGGAAAGGAGAGGACGGACAGCCTGTCGAGGATTTCAGGGCCATGTTCTGGAGAGTTGCTTCCAGCATTGCCAATGAGGAAAAAAAATATAAAAAATCAAGATATAAGGCAGATGAGCTGGCTGGAATTTTTTATACCCTCATGACCGAGTACCGCTTTCTGCCCAATTCCCCGACCCTGATGAACGCCGGAACAGACCTGGGCCAGCTGGCCGCTTGTTTTGTCCTTCCGGTGGGGGACTCCATGGAGGAAATTTTCGATGCCATAAAGCATGCAGCCCTTATTCATAAATCTGGAGGCGGGACAGGCTTTTCCTTTTCCAGGCTGCGGCCCAAGGACAGCCGGGTGGGCTCCACCGGGGGAATTGCCTCAGGTCCCATCTCTTTTTTAAGGATCTTCAACACCGCCACTGAGCAGGTCAAGCAGGGAGGCACCCGTCGCGGAGCCAACATGGGAATAATGAGGGTGGATCATCCGGATATCATCGATTTTATCCGGGCCAAGGAAAGGGATGGAGAGCTGAACAACTTCAACCTGTCCATCGCCCTGACTGAAGAGTTTATGCAGGCAGTGGAGAATAATGAGGAATATGTACTGATCGCTCCGCATACCAAAAAAGAGAAGGGAAGGCTCAAAGCAGTTGAAGTATTTTCTCTGCTGGTCCAGAAGGCCTGGGAGAGCGGTGATCCAGGGATAAT
Encoded here:
- a CDS encoding ribonuclease J; its protein translation is MDSGENYVKLIPLGGLGEIGQNCMVLESRDSMVVIDCGLMFPEDFLLGVDVVIPRFDYVIKNKDKLKGIVLTHGHEDHIGALPWLMPYVDVPIYGSRFTLQLVSNKLSEFNLMDYVQTEVVDQNSVLELGDFTFNFFRVCHSIIEGFGLGIETPMGRMVHTGDFKLDREPMGGHLTDLDAFRAFAEPGVMLLLSDSTNVEREGYALTEREIMSSLRGYFAKAKGRILVTLFSSHIQRMQEIFDLAREFGRKVAISGRSLAKNIDMAMEEGFLRVDHDVYCPLEDLPGYDDSEMVLLLTGSQGEPLSALTRLALGEHKQLQINKGDLVLMSSRIIPGNTKAITRVINNLYRLGAEVVYEKVRAIHASGHAHREELKVMLETVSPRFFIPVHGEYRHLFKHVQLAKECGVAPERSIVLEDGQPLTFTAKGVRFEEEIFSESILVDGKGVGDVGHTVLKERHILGGEGLVIAIMVVSQETGEMLMGPRILSRGFIFEQQYAHVLEDAKCLVLDIFEDIPPGATKKLEEKTRSTLRRFFRKILERDPIVIPLVIKV
- a CDS encoding N-acetylglutaminylglutamine amidotransferase, encoding MCGICGEIRFDNKEITPDAVYRMSRAMVPRGPDGSGLVQLGRQCLGHRRLKIVDLSEKSRQPMIDSELGLSCVFNGMIYNFKEIREELAAQGYRFFSDGDTEVVIKAYHHWGMECVDRFMGMFAFAIVERDSGRVVLGRDRLGIKPLYYAEKNSSLLFASSLPAILATGAAGPEIDPVALHYYMSFHAVVPAPHTMLLDVRKLGPATLMTIEPDGEKKETVYWRPDYRRSSQDQQRSFEEWQDLVMDSLRKAVQRRMVADVPVGVLLSGGLDSSLVVGLLAEAGVRDLKTFSIGFESVGGEQGDEFRYSDVIARHFSTDHHKIRVRSGEALANIQNCVRAMSEPMVSHDNIGFYLLSREVSKKVKVVQSGQGADEIFGGYHWYPPLMDSLDPVQDYSKVFFDLDHKTYAQTVNPELVLEDFSSRFVRDHFEKEGADRTIDMAMRLDSLIMLVDDPVKRVDNMTMAWGLEARVPFLDHELVELAARIPPEYKVGQGGKFVLKEASRKVIPAEVIDRPKGYFPVPALKYLKGDFLDFVRDVLADPGARNRRIFQQKHLDRLLDNPQEEITPLGSSRLWQAALLELWFQTHDI
- the fusA gene encoding elongation factor G, which encodes MLDKLEKQRTYALIGHGGAGKTSVAEMILYNSKAIQRLGKIEEGTTCLDFEPEEIKRRGSVQPGFSAFSWNKNRHYLIDIPGDNNFIGDISYLLHGVDGVVFVVDAIDGAKPLTKKIWSEAKKQGLPAIFFINKMDRERADFDMAYQSLVNTLGIKPVPLYLPIGAESDFRGMVDVLENKAYLFSGDGVLTPGEVPAEMADIVEEAREAAIENIAESDEVLMEKYLEEGSLTPEEMQQGLRAGVLSGEIVPICVGSALENKGGANLLDAVQQLLPSPLEHPAWQGKDGEVREASPDEHFSAFVFKTITDPFAGHLSVMRVMSGKLSADMTLFNPLKDEKEKLGQLLYLEGKKQTPAKEELGPGAIVAAPKLKKTTTGDTLCAEGRLFVLQVEDLPPCILSYALAAEEKGEEDKVFSAVQRLLDEDINLRLARNEETGDMLLSGMGQLHIETAVEKARRRYKANIVLKTPKIPYRETIKGRAEVQGRYKKQTGGRGQFGDCWIRLEPRQRGEGYEFEDAIVGGAIPRQYIPAVDKGIQETAAKGVVAGYPVVDFKVTLYDGSYHSVDSSEMAFKVAGSMAFKKAVEQCKPILLEPIVLVQVYVPDEYMGDVIGDLSSKRGKVLGSDSDKGITEVRAHVPMSEILQYAQDLRSMTGGQGTFTMEFDHYEECPAPIAEKIIAESKEAREG
- a CDS encoding ParB N-terminal domain-containing protein, translated to MNNLPSLLHLSPAEIDPTDPCLFWAREPDRIFIQNIKDLGQLNPVLVMPAGQRWILISGYRRYMAQKALNQAVLALEIPEAGPEHRGLLYLSSNFTRNLTVGRVISALRFFADHHGPGPESWLLLGIDPGTRLHSLWTAWLSLPRSWDQPLSRGNICLECAELLLALEEKNDLEPLFPFFQDLGWSKNNSLNFITWISEQASNNGQSLRTTIDRLSLDQILQSNQSPADKTKKILKKVFEARYPVFSRLKNRTRQSLRQLEQRSLWQVRHRDDFESTDLIFSARIRNQQDLHRALGELQEISSSSILDQWPVSIHE